TGAGCAGAGTTTTATACCCTTCATCTTTTTTAATCTTTGAAGCGTACACTTGATAAAACTTAACTTCATATAGGTTTCCCGCTTTAGAAACCAAAAGCGGATCGTAAATAGATACGGAAACAAATCCATTTTTTCTAAAAAGAGCCTCTTTTTTCAATCTCCAAGCCGTATTTTTTGCAATTTTATCATCGTAAAAATTTATATACTCTTTTATATCCATCGACTCCCAAGCTTTTTTCCACTCCTCTAAAAATTTTTTAATAAAAGGAAGAACCGGTTTTGGAACCTCTTTTATAAGTTTCTTATAAATCTTTTCGGCTTTTTTTATATCTCCCATATTTTGTAGGTTATACGCATAATGATACTCTATCAAGGGAGTCTTTTTAATCCAAAAAAGTAGATAAAACTCTCCCGCTGCTTTTGCGTAATCTTTAGAAAACTCCAACGCGTAAGCATACTTCTCTCTTGCCTCGTAATCTTCCGGTTCAAGCGTTAAATAACTCTTATAGTAGTTAGCCGCACTCTCATAAAGATTTGCAAAGTAAACCCTATCTGCCATTGCCAAAATCTTTTTGCTCCTATTTTGAAAATATTCATCGATAGTAGCGGAACTTTTTGAAGTTACAAATCTTGGGTTGACTTTCAATATCTTCGCTTTTAATAGAGTGGCTTCTTTATAATCTGGATACTTTTTTAAAAGATCGTTTAAAGCTAACAGCGCTTCATTATTAAATCCATTCCAGTAGTATCGTAGGGCTAGTTGATAAAAAGACTCTTTTGTATTTAAATAGTTAGCGTAATACTCCCAGTAGCCAAACCCTTTATAATACTCTTTCAGCTCCAAGTAAATATCGCCGAGAGTTTTATATATTTCTATTTTTTCCGGATGCAGTTTTAGATACTTTTCATAATAGTTTGCCGCTTTTTTATACTCTTTTATCATATAATAGTAATCGGCCAATTTTAAGATAATTGTCTCATTTGTTGGATCTTTAGCCAACTCTTTCTCATACTTTTTTATAAGTGGTTTAACCTCACCTTTAATAACCAATAAAGACTCTTTAACCTCTTCATCATTAGGATTGTTTTTTAGTATAGCTTCAAAAATCTCTTTCGCTTTACCTTTTTGATCTCTCCACATATAGACATATCCTAACATCTTTTTTGCTTCATATTTTTGTTTTTCAGTTCCGTTAGCGTAAACATCAGATAGAAAATGAACGGCTCTATCATAATCTCCCTGCCAAGCAAGTATCTTGCCAAATAGAAGTTTGGCTCTATTGTCGTCACTCTCTTGAAACTTCGCTAAAAGTTTCATAGCCTCTTTATTATCGCCTCTCCAAGAGAGTATCTTTGCTAGAAACAATATCGCGTTTTTATCGGTAGGATTCTCTTTTATGTATCCTTTTATAAGAGAGATAGCTTTTTTAGGATCTTCGTTATAGAGTATATAAGCTAAAGTTTGCATGTTTTCAAATGATGGATCTTTTTTATATTTATCCCACAAATTTTGCAAATACTTTCTTTCAAGTTTATCGATTTTCTCTTGGTACTTTAAGATCAAATCGCTCTTTTTTATACGCTTTAAAGAGTAAAGTATCTTTTTTGCCTGCTCAATTTCACCAATGGCTATATAGATATCTAAAAGTTTTTCACCATACTCCAAATCTCCCGTAGCTTGAAAAAGATATTGATAGTACTTTTTTGCACACTTAAATCTCGATAAGTAGTAGCAGTCTGCCGCTTTTATCTCAAAAAAATCCAAACTTTTTTTATCTTTTACTTTTTTCAAAACTTTTAAAGAAAGGTTATACTCTCCTTCCCACATAGCAACTCTCGCTATTTTAATATAAGAGGAGTCTTTAAATAGATTCTCTTTTGAAGTATAAAGAAGATTAAATTTTTTATAAAAATTCAAAAGCTCTTTATATCTGCTTTTTCGGTATAACTCTTCAATTAAATTATCTAAATTTTTATGATTTTGTATAAACGAAGATATATATTCGGCCGCATTTATCTTTTGTAACATACTTTTTGCATATTTGTTGGTAGGCTCAACTTTTAAAATCTCTTTCAATAATTTTTTTGCCTCTTCATACTGATTTTTTTCTAAAAAATATCTTGCTAAAACCAATCTGTTTTCTACATCTTTAGGATTATTTGATACTTTTTTCATCAATGTTGAAACATCTAAATCAAGAGCATAGCCACTAGTAAAAAATATCAAAAAAACCAAAGTTAATATCTTTTTCATTTTTTACATATCTCCTCTTTATGTTCTTTCCATATTGTTGTATCGATTATATGTTCTGTTTCAAAAAAGTTCTCTTTAGTTTCGTCAGTAAAAGCTTTCATTTTGTCTATTACCGTTTTGGCTATCTCCTTTCTGAGACTTATCAAACAAAATATAACTCTTTTCTCATCATAAAACATTATATCTTTCTCTCTTATTTTTGAAAACAGAATCTCTTTGGAAATATTAGTTTTTGCCGAAATTATGCTAGCGTAGATTCTATTGTGCCAAAAACCGTCGATTATATTGCAAAAATGTTGTAAATTTTTTATAATCTCCATATTGTTTGGAAGCTGCTGTATTAAAGTAGTATAAAAATGGTTTTGTATAATTCTCTCCAATGTCAAAATGTACTCTTCAAATATAAAATTTTTAGAAAATATCTCGTAACAACCGGCATTTATCGCATTCATTTTATCACTTTGCCTAACATATTCTTTGTTTACTATGTAAATAAGTTTAGATCTTAAATTGTTATTTTTTATGATAGTGCAAACCTCAAGATCGTAACTCTCATCAGGCGGATTGTAAATGATCAGATCTGGTCCCTCAAGTATCTTCTGGATAGTCTCTGAAAGCGATGAAGCTGTATCAAAAATATAACTCTCTCGATCAAATAAGAATCTATGTAAATTTATTAGTTCCGTATCTTGCGAAATGAGCAAAATCTTTTTTAAAGGTTTTTCTGCTTGAGTTTCTTGTGTAACAAGATTTGACGTTTCATTTTCTTTTAAAGGTTTTAGTTTTAGAGTTTTATTTTCTAATTGAAAAAGATATCTTAAATGTTGTACAGGAAAAATTGAACTTTGAACTTTTATCTCAATACGATTCTCTTTTTCTATATATAGATTCATATCTGTATAATTTTCTAAAATCTCATTAATAAAGTTGTTTGGATTATTGGAAGCAGATGAAGTTATTAAAAGTTTTATATCATACAACTCTTTAATCTCTATAAGCTCCTCTATAAACTGCTCCGCATCATCTCTCTCTTGTATTTCAAAAAAAAGATCAAGTCTATGAAAAAGTAGTGTTTTACAGCTATCTTTTTCGATAACCCTTTTTATATCCTCTATCATAAATTTATATCCAAATCTTCTTTTTAGCTCTTTGAAATTCTCTTTTAAACAGAGGATATTCATCGAATTTATGATATTAGCAACTTTTTTATCTCCCAAATACGCAATCGCACTTAATCTTTTTAACATCAAGGATTTTGGAAAAGATGAAAACATAACTAAACTGTTATCATAAAAAATATTTGCTGTTATAAACAGAGAAAACGTCAATTTACCACTTTTGTTTTCACCTTCTATTGAAACAAGTTCCGATTTTTTTATTGCATTCTCAATAGTCATAACCATTCCTTAATAATTCTTCAAAGGTTTTTATTAAAAATTTATCCCCTTTTTGTTTTTGCAATCTA
This Nitrosophilus labii DNA region includes the following protein-coding sequences:
- a CDS encoding tetratricopeptide repeat protein → MKKILTLVFLIFFTSGYALDLDVSTLMKKVSNNPKDVENRLVLARYFLEKNQYEEAKKLLKEILKVEPTNKYAKSMLQKINAAEYISSFIQNHKNLDNLIEELYRKSRYKELLNFYKKFNLLYTSKENLFKDSSYIKIARVAMWEGEYNLSLKVLKKVKDKKSLDFFEIKAADCYYLSRFKCAKKYYQYLFQATGDLEYGEKLLDIYIAIGEIEQAKKILYSLKRIKKSDLILKYQEKIDKLERKYLQNLWDKYKKDPSFENMQTLAYILYNEDPKKAISLIKGYIKENPTDKNAILFLAKILSWRGDNKEAMKLLAKFQESDDNRAKLLFGKILAWQGDYDRAVHFLSDVYANGTEKQKYEAKKMLGYVYMWRDQKGKAKEIFEAILKNNPNDEEVKESLLVIKGEVKPLIKKYEKELAKDPTNETIILKLADYYYMIKEYKKAANYYEKYLKLHPEKIEIYKTLGDIYLELKEYYKGFGYWEYYANYLNTKESFYQLALRYYWNGFNNEALLALNDLLKKYPDYKEATLLKAKILKVNPRFVTSKSSATIDEYFQNRSKKILAMADRVYFANLYESAANYYKSYLTLEPEDYEAREKYAYALEFSKDYAKAAGEFYLLFWIKKTPLIEYHYAYNLQNMGDIKKAEKIYKKLIKEVPKPVLPFIKKFLEEWKKAWESMDIKEYINFYDDKIAKNTAWRLKKEALFRKNGFVSVSIYDPLLVSKAGNLYEVKFYQVYASKIKKDEGYKTLLIKCEDYRCKILKESWKPGKYTPYKKDSSLEFYIKERLKEIEKRKKKGDKKENVKGKSIELDKDVKKNPKQEEKVLNITHLEPVKLTKKKVVPKMYVKKEKNIDSNDWEIEGGLDYFHDNQDIDMLTHSLKISKNINNTFWIYAFLKGYNLTDNDESCSGNYYGLGLKKENYFGDVVFDKSGSNSKTGWSLGYNTLFLGNSLTFKLDRKNLVYSRRTCCSKELMRVKGEVSGYRQLSHKRGLWWSLAYEDIEDDNRVLTPQFDYEFYDKSFGKLDSIYYLSGWYQFNDKTTSCYYSPDKIDNNLIGIKAYYPINKKLTLQVKGALGYSFWEETLLYKAGFWLKSDSTIKYFAEIGCDFSNSSTSGTQTGYQSLECGLHVRKMW
- a CDS encoding response regulator transcription factor: MTIENAIKKSELVSIEGENKSGKLTFSLFITANIFYDNSLVMFSSFPKSLMLKRLSAIAYLGDKKVANIINSMNILCLKENFKELKRRFGYKFMIEDIKRVIEKDSCKTLLFHRLDLFFEIQERDDAEQFIEELIEIKELYDIKLLITSSASNNPNNFINEILENYTDMNLYIEKENRIEIKVQSSIFPVQHLRYLFQLENKTLKLKPLKENETSNLVTQETQAEKPLKKILLISQDTELINLHRFLFDRESYIFDTASSLSETIQKILEGPDLIIYNPPDESYDLEVCTIIKNNNLRSKLIYIVNKEYVRQSDKMNAINAGCYEIFSKNFIFEEYILTLERIIQNHFYTTLIQQLPNNMEIIKNLQHFCNIIDGFWHNRIYASIISAKTNISKEILFSKIREKDIMFYDEKRVIFCLISLRKEIAKTVIDKMKAFTDETKENFFETEHIIDTTIWKEHKEEICKK